A single genomic interval of Nitrosomonadales bacterium harbors:
- a CDS encoding IS4 family transposase, translating to MYVGKPLFAQVMDFLPWKTFHRIVARHGGDHRVRTLSCAEHFRILAFAQLTYRESLRDIEACLSAQAAKLYHMGIRSTVSRSTLADANELRDWRIYAEFAHRLIAQARTLYASEDLGLDLTNTVYALDSTTIDLCLSVFPWAHFRTTKAAVKMHTLLDLRGSIPSFIHVSDGKMHDARILDLLIPEPGAIYVMDRGYVDFVRLHRLHLAGAFFVTRAKSNLDAHRMYSAKTDRSLGIICDQTIALDGFYTRQDYPEPLRRIRFKDPETNKTLVFLTNNFTLPAATICALYKSRWQVELFFKWVKQHLRIQRFYGTSENAVKAQIWIAVSVYVLVAIIKKRLNLDASLYTLLQILSVTLFEKMPIQQALQGIGGQPENTDFNNQLNLFDS from the coding sequence ATGTACGTTGGCAAGCCCTTGTTCGCCCAAGTCATGGACTTCCTGCCATGGAAGACCTTTCATCGCATCGTGGCTCGGCATGGCGGCGATCATCGCGTCAGGACATTGTCCTGTGCCGAACACTTCCGTATTCTGGCCTTCGCTCAACTCACCTATCGCGAGAGTTTGCGCGACATCGAGGCCTGCCTCTCGGCACAGGCTGCCAAGCTCTACCACATGGGCATCAGAAGCACGGTATCCCGTTCGACACTGGCCGATGCCAACGAACTGCGCGACTGGCGCATCTACGCCGAATTCGCTCACCGTTTGATTGCTCAAGCCAGAACGCTTTACGCCAGCGAAGACTTGGGCTTGGATTTGACCAACACAGTGTACGCACTGGATTCGACCACCATCGATCTGTGCCTGTCGGTATTTCCATGGGCGCATTTCAGAACGACCAAGGCAGCGGTGAAGATGCATACGCTGCTGGACTTGCGCGGCAGCATTCCCAGCTTCATCCACGTCTCCGATGGCAAGATGCACGACGCCCGCATCCTCGACTTGTTGATCCCGGAGCCGGGTGCTATCTATGTCATGGATCGGGGCTACGTCGATTTCGTGCGTTTGCATCGGCTGCATCTGGCCGGGGCGTTCTTCGTCACCCGCGCCAAGTCGAATCTCGACGCGCACCGGATGTATTCTGCCAAAACCGACCGCAGCCTCGGCATCATCTGCGATCAGACGATTGCGCTCGACGGGTTTTATACCCGACAGGATTACCCGGAGCCGTTGCGCCGCATCCGCTTCAAAGACCCGGAAACCAACAAGACGCTGGTGTTTCTCACCAACAACTTCACGTTGCCGGCGGCAACGATCTGCGCGCTCTACAAGAGCCGCTGGCAGGTGGAGTTGTTCTTCAAATGGGTCAAGCAGCATCTTCGTATCCAACGTTTCTATGGCACGTCCGAGAATGCGGTGAAGGCGCAAATCTGGATCGCCGTCTCGGTCTACGTCCTCGTCGCCATCATCAAAAAGCGCCTCAATCTGGACGCTTCGCTCTACACTTTGCTACAGATTCTATCGGTCACGCTGTTCGAGAAAATGCCCATCCAGCAAGCCTTGCAGGGCATCGGTGGGCAGCCAGAAAACACCGATTTCAACAACCAACTGAATCTATTCGATTCTTAA
- the nusB gene encoding transcription antitermination factor NusB → MSPTEASKAPGKSPRHRARELALQGIYQWRVTAGDAAGIEKQIQSEKKLGRYDKELFSKLLRGALAQHADIEALLLPHLDRPPGELSPVEFAVLLLGTFELAQHPEVPYKVVINEAVELAKTFGGTDGHKYVNGVLDKLAPQLRAVEFAGRGKN, encoded by the coding sequence ATGAGCCCGACCGAGGCATCAAAGGCGCCGGGCAAGAGCCCGCGCCATCGCGCGCGCGAACTTGCGTTGCAGGGCATCTACCAGTGGCGCGTCACGGCTGGCGATGCGGCAGGGATCGAGAAACAGATCCAGTCCGAAAAGAAGCTCGGCCGCTACGACAAGGAGTTGTTCTCCAAGCTGCTGCGCGGCGCATTGGCGCAACATGCCGACATCGAGGCGCTGCTCCTGCCGCATCTCGACCGTCCGCCCGGCGAACTCAGCCCGGTGGAATTCGCGGTGCTGCTGCTGGGCACGTTCGAACTGGCACAGCATCCCGAAGTGCCCTACAAGGTCGTCATCAACGAAGCGGTCGAACTGGCCAAGACCTTCGGCGGCACCGACGGGCACAAGTACGTCAACGGCGTGCTCGACAAACTCGCCCCGCAATTGCGCGCCGTGGAATTCGCCGGGCGCGGCAAGAACTGA
- a CDS encoding phosphatidylglycerophosphatase A translates to MTTLNEPTIKPDWRFLLSHPAHLLSFGFGSGLARKAPGTFGTLVAFPMYWYLAPRLSDALFLLVLIWAFAIGVWVCDITGKALGVADHGGIVWDEIVAFLLVLFFTPAGWEWSLLAFTLFRFFDITKPPPIRYFDSNWHGGLGVMFDDLLAAGYALLCMAVIKTFLP, encoded by the coding sequence ATGACCACTTTGAATGAACCAACCATCAAGCCGGATTGGCGCTTCCTGCTCAGCCATCCGGCACACCTGCTGTCCTTCGGCTTCGGCAGCGGGCTGGCGCGCAAGGCGCCCGGCACGTTCGGCACGCTGGTCGCCTTCCCGATGTACTGGTACCTCGCGCCGCGCCTGTCCGACGCGCTGTTCCTGCTGGTGCTGATCTGGGCGTTCGCCATTGGCGTGTGGGTCTGCGACATCACCGGCAAGGCACTGGGCGTCGCTGATCACGGCGGCATCGTGTGGGACGAGATCGTCGCCTTTCTGCTGGTGCTGTTCTTCACGCCGGCCGGATGGGAATGGTCGCTGCTGGCCTTCACGCTGTTCCGCTTTTTCGACATCACCAAGCCGCCCCCGATCCGCTATTTCGACAGCAACTGGCACGGCGGCCTCGGCGTGATGTTCGACGACCTGCTGGCGGCGGGCTACGCGCTGCTGTGCATGGCTGTCATCAAGACCTTCCTGCCGTGA
- a CDS encoding DUF853 family protein codes for MTEPLLIAKNDEHELFLLPQMANRHGLITGATGTGKTVTLQTLTEAFSRIGVPVFLSDIKGDLSGLSKAGGGNAKVAARVEQLKLADFAHRAWPVTFWDVFGKAGHPLRATISDMGPLLIGRMLNLNEVQQGVLALVFKIADDNGLLLLDLKDLRAMVQNVGDNAADFTTEYGNISTASIGAIQRGLLQIETQGGDSLFGEPMLNIEDLMQTDNNGCGMINILAADQLMTSPKVYSTMLLWLLSELFENLPEAGDLVKPRLVFFFDEAHLLFNDAPAALVEKIEQVVRLIRSKGVGVYFVTQNPADVPDKVLGQLGNRVQHALRAFSPRDQKAVRAAAETMRDNPELDEEATITELGVGEALVSCLDEKGRPGIVQRALIVPPQGQIGPISDAERSALMRSSLLAGHYEKALDRESAYEIIKARASQKQAEATAQQQAAQAAQAPAGGGMLGGLLGGGGTGGRSREGVGEALAKSAARAIGSAVGRQIIRGVLGSLLGGRR; via the coding sequence ATGACCGAACCGCTGCTGATCGCCAAGAACGACGAACATGAACTCTTCCTGTTGCCGCAGATGGCCAACCGACACGGGTTGATCACCGGCGCGACCGGCACTGGAAAGACCGTCACGCTGCAAACACTGACGGAAGCGTTCAGCCGCATCGGCGTGCCGGTGTTCCTGTCCGACATCAAGGGCGACCTGTCCGGGCTGAGCAAGGCCGGCGGCGGCAACGCCAAGGTCGCGGCGCGCGTCGAACAGCTCAAGCTGGCCGATTTCGCGCATCGCGCCTGGCCGGTGACGTTCTGGGACGTGTTCGGCAAGGCCGGGCATCCGCTGCGCGCCACGATCTCGGACATGGGGCCGCTGCTGATCGGGCGCATGCTGAACCTCAACGAGGTGCAACAGGGCGTGCTGGCGCTGGTGTTCAAGATCGCCGACGACAACGGCCTGCTGCTGCTCGACCTGAAAGACCTGCGCGCGATGGTGCAGAACGTGGGCGACAACGCCGCCGACTTCACCACCGAATATGGCAACATCTCCACCGCCAGCATCGGCGCGATCCAGCGCGGCCTGCTGCAGATCGAGACGCAGGGCGGCGACAGCCTGTTCGGCGAGCCGATGTTAAATATCGAAGACCTGATGCAGACCGACAACAACGGCTGCGGCATGATCAACATCCTCGCCGCCGACCAGTTGATGACCTCGCCCAAGGTGTATTCGACGATGCTGCTGTGGCTGCTCTCCGAACTGTTCGAGAACCTTCCCGAAGCGGGTGACCTGGTCAAACCCAGACTGGTGTTCTTCTTCGATGAGGCGCACCTGCTGTTCAACGACGCGCCCGCCGCCTTGGTGGAAAAGATCGAGCAGGTGGTGCGCCTGATCCGCTCCAAGGGCGTGGGCGTGTATTTCGTCACGCAAAACCCCGCCGACGTGCCGGACAAGGTGCTGGGCCAGCTCGGCAACCGCGTGCAGCACGCGCTGCGTGCCTTCAGCCCGCGCGACCAGAAGGCTGTCCGGGCCGCCGCCGAAACCATGCGCGACAACCCCGAGCTGGACGAGGAAGCCACCATCACCGAACTCGGCGTCGGCGAGGCGCTGGTCTCCTGCCTGGACGAGAAAGGCCGCCCCGGCATCGTGCAGCGCGCGCTGATCGTTCCGCCGCAGGGGCAGATCGGCCCGATCAGCGATGCCGAGCGCAGCGCCCTCATGCGCAGCTCATTGCTCGCCGGACATTACGAAAAGGCCCTGGATCGCGAATCGGCCTACGAGATCATCAAGGCACGCGCCAGCCAGAAACAGGCCGAAGCCACGGCACAGCAGCAGGCGGCGCAGGCGGCGCAAGCGCCTGCCGGCGGCGGCATGCTGGGCGGACTACTTGGCGGTGGCGGCACGGGCGGGCGCAGCCGCGAAGGCGTCGGCGAAGCGCTCGCCAAGAGCGCCGCACGCGCCATCGGCTCGGCCGTCGGTCGCCAGATCATCCGCGGCGTGCTCGGTTCGTTGCTGGGAGGCCGCAGGTAA
- a CDS encoding thermonuclease family protein: MTRAIFLCAALLVSAGAAHAADFTARVIAVMDGDTLMVTDGGKPKKVRLAGVDAPEKSQPYGATSQQSLSEMVAGKTVTVIPRAKDDYGRIVAEVVADGVNVNREQVRRGMAWEYSRFHSNRELMALQREAQSQRLGLWAGDGIVEPSQWRKQHPSIQAVPAQPAASAAMPAADPACAGKRRCAQMTSCEEARHYLALCGPESLDGDRDGVPCEKLCVGKK; this comes from the coding sequence ATGACGCGCGCGATCTTCCTCTGTGCCGCGCTGCTGGTTTCCGCCGGCGCTGCGCATGCGGCGGATTTCACGGCGCGCGTGATTGCCGTGATGGACGGCGACACCCTCATGGTGACGGACGGGGGCAAGCCGAAGAAGGTGCGTCTGGCCGGGGTGGACGCGCCGGAAAAGAGCCAGCCCTACGGTGCGACCTCGCAGCAATCGCTCTCGGAAATGGTGGCCGGCAAGACCGTCACCGTCATCCCCCGTGCGAAAGACGACTACGGGCGCATCGTGGCCGAGGTGGTCGCGGACGGCGTCAACGTCAACCGGGAGCAGGTGCGGCGCGGCATGGCGTGGGAATACTCGCGTTTCCACAGCAACCGCGAACTGATGGCCTTGCAGCGCGAAGCGCAATCACAACGGCTCGGCCTGTGGGCGGGCGACGGCATCGTCGAACCGTCGCAGTGGCGCAAGCAGCACCCGTCCATCCAGGCTGTACCGGCCCAACCCGCAGCCAGCGCCGCCATGCCGGCCGCAGACCCCGCCTGCGCCGGGAAACGCCGCTGCGCGCAGATGACCTCGTGCGAAGAAGCGCGGCACTACCTTGCACTGTGCGGCCCGGAATCGCTGGATGGCGACCGCGACGGCGTGCCGTGCGAAAAATTGTGCGTTGGGAAGAAATAG
- a CDS encoding prenyltransferase, translated as MRPMEPTLELFSNPVARYVAATRPAFLTASLMSCLIGLAMVWHDGLAFDVPLALVTLLFALLAHAGVNVLNDYYDALNGTDAQNTGRIFPFTGGSRFIQNGVLTPAQTRNFGFALLAGVALAGLWLMARSAPQLLYVGLTGLFIGWAYSAPPFKLVSRGLGELCVTAGILSISVGADFVQRKGFDAAPFVAGLSYALLTANLLYINQFPDRSADIAAGKLHWVARLEAGTARWGYVLIAALAYAWLLAGVSLGWLPALALLSLFALPLSLQAARLLLRHAAQPQMLGDAIKLTIAAMLAHGALLSLALFMGK; from the coding sequence ATGCGACCGATGGAACCGACGCTGGAGCTTTTTTCAAATCCCGTCGCGCGCTATGTCGCCGCGACCCGTCCGGCCTTTCTCACGGCAAGCCTGATGTCGTGCCTGATCGGGCTGGCGATGGTCTGGCACGACGGCCTCGCGTTCGATGTCCCGCTGGCGCTGGTCACCCTGCTGTTCGCGCTGCTGGCGCACGCCGGCGTGAACGTGCTGAACGATTATTACGATGCGCTCAACGGTACCGATGCGCAAAACACCGGGCGCATCTTCCCGTTCACCGGCGGCAGCCGCTTCATCCAGAACGGCGTGCTGACCCCGGCGCAGACGCGCAACTTCGGTTTCGCGTTGCTGGCGGGCGTGGCGCTGGCGGGATTGTGGCTGATGGCACGATCCGCGCCGCAATTGCTGTACGTCGGCTTGACCGGTCTGTTCATCGGCTGGGCCTACTCTGCGCCGCCGTTCAAGCTGGTGAGCCGCGGGCTGGGCGAGTTATGCGTGACGGCGGGCATCCTGTCGATTTCGGTCGGCGCGGATTTCGTGCAGCGCAAGGGCTTCGATGCGGCGCCTTTTGTGGCCGGACTGTCCTATGCCCTGCTGACCGCCAATCTGTTGTACATCAACCAGTTCCCGGATCGCTCTGCGGACATTGCGGCAGGCAAACTGCACTGGGTCGCGCGGCTCGAGGCCGGCACGGCGCGCTGGGGATATGTGCTGATCGCGGCGCTGGCGTATGCATGGTTGCTGGCGGGTGTGTCGCTGGGCTGGTTGCCTGCGCTCGCGCTGCTGTCGCTGTTCGCTTTGCCGTTGAGTTTGCAGGCCGCGCGTTTGCTGTTGCGCCATGCCGCGCAGCCGCAAATGCTGGGCGATGCGATCAAGCTGACCATCGCCGCGATGCTGGCGCACGGGGCGCTGCTGTCACTGGCGTTGTTCATGGGAAAATGA
- a CDS encoding ParA family protein codes for MKTILIANPKGGSGKTTLSVNIAGYLASRGHRVAMLDLDRQQSSALWLKTRTDDLPRIRTLDEKKEHAHDWLVIDSPAGLHGKNLAHAIKLAHKVVVPVAPSLFDLDASRDFLKELAEEKAVRKHKCRIGVVGMRMEMRTKAAWALEHFLSTLDLPILAYLRETQVYVNAAFEGKSLFDLPHHLAERELEQWAYLLDWLETD; via the coding sequence ATGAAAACCATTCTGATCGCAAACCCAAAGGGCGGCAGCGGCAAGACCACGCTGTCGGTCAACATCGCCGGCTATCTGGCCAGCCGCGGACATCGTGTCGCGATGCTCGACCTGGACCGCCAGCAATCTTCCGCGCTGTGGTTGAAAACCCGTACCGACGACCTGCCGCGCATCCGCACACTGGATGAAAAGAAGGAGCATGCCCATGACTGGCTGGTGATCGACTCGCCCGCCGGACTGCACGGCAAGAACCTCGCCCACGCCATCAAGCTGGCGCACAAGGTCGTCGTCCCGGTCGCGCCTTCGCTGTTCGACCTGGATGCCAGCCGCGACTTCCTGAAAGAACTGGCCGAAGAGAAAGCTGTGCGCAAACACAAGTGCCGCATCGGCGTCGTCGGTATGCGCATGGAGATGCGCACCAAGGCCGCCTGGGCGCTGGAACATTTCCTCTCCACGCTGGACCTGCCGATACTGGCGTACCTGCGCGAGACGCAGGTATACGTCAACGCCGCCTTCGAAGGGAAGTCCCTGTTCGACCTGCCGCACCACCTTGCCGAGCGGGAGCTGGAACAATGGGCCTACCTGCTCGACTGGCTGGAAACAGACTGA
- a CDS encoding YebC/PmpR family DNA-binding transcriptional regulator encodes MAGHSKWANIQHRKGKQDAKRGKIFTRLIKEITVAARMGGGDPGANPRLRLAIEKARENNMPKDTVENAIKRGSGQLEGVNYEELRYEGYGINGAAVMVDCMTDNKTRTVAEVRHAFSKHGGNLGTDGSVAFMFKHCGQLVFAPGTDENGLMEVGLDAGAEDITTNDDGSIEVITAPNDFVNVKQALEAAGYKAEFGEVIMKPANEIEFTGEDAVKMQKLLDALEDLDDVQEVYTTAVIED; translated from the coding sequence ATGGCCGGTCACAGCAAATGGGCGAACATCCAGCATCGCAAGGGCAAGCAGGACGCCAAGCGCGGCAAGATCTTCACGCGGCTGATCAAGGAGATCACCGTGGCGGCGCGCATGGGCGGCGGCGATCCGGGCGCGAACCCGCGGCTGCGTCTGGCGATCGAAAAGGCGCGCGAGAACAACATGCCCAAGGATACCGTGGAGAACGCCATCAAGCGCGGCAGCGGCCAGCTGGAGGGCGTGAACTACGAGGAACTGCGCTACGAGGGCTACGGCATCAACGGCGCCGCAGTGATGGTGGACTGCATGACCGACAACAAGACGCGCACCGTCGCGGAAGTGCGCCACGCTTTCAGCAAGCACGGCGGCAACCTGGGTACCGACGGTTCGGTGGCGTTCATGTTCAAGCATTGCGGGCAACTGGTCTTCGCGCCGGGCACCGACGAGAACGGCCTGATGGAGGTCGGTCTGGACGCGGGGGCGGAAGATATCACCACCAACGATGACGGCAGTATCGAGGTGATCACCGCGCCCAACGATTTCGTCAACGTGAAGCAGGCGCTGGAAGCGGCGGGCTACAAGGCGGAATTCGGCGAGGTCATCATGAAGCCGGCCAACGAGATCGAATTCACCGGCGAGGACGCGGTGAAGATGCAGAAGCTGCTCGATGCGCTGGAGGACCTGGATGACGTGCAGGAGGTCTATACAACTGCCGTAATCGAGGATTGA
- a CDS encoding patatin-like phospholipase family protein: protein MKNNILALLLLLGTVACTTTKVAPPVAPPEEKPPVVEQPAVERPPAKIALVLGGGAARGFAHIGVIKALEAQGISPDIVVGTSAGAVVGALYASGLNGFQIQELSMNMKEEQVLDGSGFYQCIFETMISDKRGCIRGQALQVFINNNIRGRTMEKLGKTFAAVAANLKTGELMAFRSGDTGLAVRASSSVPVFFEPVTINGQDYVDGGLVAPVPSSVARTMGADFVIAVDISGRPQDRSTAGIYDILWQTFSIFGKSINRHEQSNADIVIRPAISGLPSTDASGRNKAVLEGEKAVAKILPELKARLEKLNEIRRVPGMP, encoded by the coding sequence ATGAAAAATAATATCCTCGCCCTCCTGTTATTGCTCGGCACGGTAGCCTGCACAACCACCAAAGTTGCGCCGCCGGTAGCGCCTCCAGAGGAAAAGCCGCCGGTAGTGGAACAGCCGGCAGTGGAACGGCCGCCCGCGAAGATCGCTCTGGTACTGGGCGGCGGGGCCGCGCGCGGCTTTGCGCACATCGGCGTGATCAAGGCACTGGAGGCACAAGGCATCTCGCCCGACATCGTCGTGGGCACCAGCGCCGGCGCTGTCGTCGGCGCACTCTACGCATCCGGACTCAACGGCTTCCAGATCCAGGAGCTGTCCATGAACATGAAGGAAGAGCAGGTGCTCGACGGCTCCGGCTTTTACCAATGCATATTCGAAACCATGATCTCGGACAAGCGCGGATGCATCAGGGGGCAGGCACTACAGGTTTTCATCAACAACAACATCCGGGGCCGCACGATGGAAAAACTCGGCAAGACTTTCGCCGCCGTTGCCGCCAACCTGAAGACCGGTGAACTGATGGCATTCCGTTCGGGCGATACCGGCCTCGCGGTTCGCGCCTCGTCTTCCGTGCCGGTATTCTTCGAGCCCGTCACCATCAACGGACAGGATTACGTCGATGGCGGGCTGGTCGCGCCGGTACCGTCCAGCGTGGCTCGCACGATGGGAGCGGATTTCGTCATCGCCGTCGACATCTCCGGCCGCCCCCAGGACAGAAGCACCGCGGGCATCTATGACATCCTGTGGCAGACCTTCTCCATTTTCGGAAAATCCATCAATCGCCACGAGCAATCCAATGCGGATATCGTCATCCGCCCCGCCATATCCGGCCTCCCCTCCACCGACGCAAGCGGTCGCAACAAAGCCGTGCTGGAAGGAGAAAAGGCAGTCGCGAAAATCCTGCCGGAACTGAAAGCCAGACTGGAAAAACTCAATGAAATACGGCGTGTGCCGGGGATGCCTTGA
- the thiL gene encoding thiamine-phosphate kinase has protein sequence MSEFDLIQRYFTRPAPDAILGVGDDAALLQVSEGRVLAVSTDMLVSGTHFLADADPYQLGHKALAVNLSDMAAMGAAPRWVTLGIALPAADGAWLEQFSAGFFALADEYHVALVGGDTTRGPLNLCVTIFGEVPPGAALRRDGALPDDDIWVSGTLGDAALALAHLQGKVVLDEADLAACALRLHRPQPRVALGLALRGIASSAIDVSDGLLADLGHILEASRVGAEIDFASLPVSPILHRHMQQPLGQRCVLSGGDDYELCFTAPAVRRADVPLIAAQLGLPLTRVGRIVAGSGCLVQDASGHPINVGTGGYDHFE, from the coding sequence ATGAGTGAATTCGATCTGATCCAGCGTTACTTCACCCGCCCCGCGCCTGACGCGATCCTGGGCGTGGGCGACGATGCGGCGCTGCTGCAAGTGTCGGAAGGCCGGGTGCTGGCGGTGTCCACCGACATGCTGGTGAGCGGCACGCATTTCCTGGCCGATGCCGATCCGTATCAGCTGGGACACAAGGCGCTGGCGGTGAACCTGTCCGACATGGCGGCGATGGGTGCCGCGCCGCGCTGGGTGACGCTGGGCATCGCGCTGCCCGCAGCGGACGGGGCATGGTTGGAGCAGTTCAGCGCGGGCTTCTTCGCGCTGGCCGACGAATATCATGTCGCACTGGTTGGCGGCGACACCACGCGCGGGCCGCTCAACCTGTGCGTCACCATCTTCGGCGAAGTGCCGCCGGGCGCCGCATTGCGCCGCGACGGTGCGCTGCCGGATGACGACATCTGGGTATCCGGCACGCTGGGCGATGCGGCACTGGCGCTGGCACACCTGCAAGGGAAGGTCGTCTTGGACGAGGCGGATCTCGCCGCCTGCGCGTTGCGCTTGCACCGGCCGCAGCCGCGCGTCGCGCTGGGGCTGGCATTGCGCGGTATCGCCAGCAGCGCGATCGACGTTTCCGACGGGCTGCTGGCCGACCTGGGCCATATTCTGGAGGCATCCCGGGTGGGGGCCGAGATCGACTTCGCGTCGCTGCCTGTGTCCCCGATCTTGCATCGGCACATGCAACAGCCGCTTGGGCAGCGATGCGTGCTGTCCGGTGGCGACGATTACGAATTGTGCTTCACCGCGCCTGCCGTGCGCCGTGCAGACGTGCCGCTCATCGCCGCGCAGCTCGGCCTGCCGCTGACGCGCGTCGGCAGGATCGTTGCGGGAAGCGGCTGCCTGGTGCAGGATGCGTCCGGCCATCCCATCAATGTCGGGACGGGGGGATATGACCACTTTGAATGA
- a CDS encoding bacteriohemerythrin — MNKEEELLAIRNLVFELSINSQDMYDLDVLLERLLSILRDYPDLPLEERAAVVLSNPRGNLYQVAQFGMEPAWKTSFKWELKACENLSDSPIQSSLIEDSGAEGGVRRLLLLPLAKSQHCFGYTLLFAAPLYHPSEIDLDFLADIARALSSLVQRSMEHETLQVRDLELEDMRKDAIRSLGVASQFRDDDTGWHIMRMTNYAIAIAKAYGLPEEQRELLHIAVPMHDVGKIGIPDSILLKPGKLTPEEFKIMQTHTEIGVSILTGKDPMIVAARDIAGSHHEQWDGSGYPRGLAGEEIPLMARICAVADVFDALTSVRPYKKSWSVEDASGWVSAQAGKHFDPAIVKAFEAAFPEILRIRELYRDEIIDPNRPSVLQPIPVRENAWVEWHEDLSVGIDTIDEHHRYLFDLINDLFEVVSNKRGVREVARLIMCTDSYARVHFRIEEQMMQHFQYEGIHRQEQQHHAFEAKIREFYAELHDNPLIAQFDVLSYLRDWLIHHIRVEDAQLSTLVSSPA, encoded by the coding sequence ATGAATAAAGAAGAGGAATTGCTGGCAATTCGCAACTTGGTATTTGAGTTGTCGATCAATAGCCAAGATATGTATGACCTGGATGTATTGCTGGAGCGGCTGCTCTCGATTCTGCGCGATTACCCCGATCTGCCGTTGGAGGAACGTGCTGCCGTGGTGTTATCGAATCCGCGCGGCAATCTATATCAGGTTGCCCAGTTTGGCATGGAGCCCGCGTGGAAGACGAGTTTTAAATGGGAATTGAAAGCATGTGAAAACTTGTCTGATAGCCCTATCCAATCTTCCCTGATTGAAGATTCGGGTGCGGAGGGAGGCGTCAGAAGATTGCTATTGTTGCCGCTGGCTAAGAGCCAACATTGCTTCGGCTACACCCTTCTGTTTGCGGCACCTTTGTACCATCCTTCGGAAATCGATCTGGATTTTTTGGCGGATATAGCCAGGGCGCTTTCCAGTTTGGTGCAACGGAGCATGGAGCACGAGACTTTGCAGGTTCGTGATCTCGAGCTGGAGGATATGCGCAAAGATGCCATCCGCAGTCTCGGCGTGGCTTCTCAATTTCGGGATGACGATACCGGCTGGCACATCATGCGCATGACCAATTACGCAATAGCCATCGCCAAGGCGTACGGTCTGCCCGAGGAGCAGAGAGAATTGCTGCATATCGCCGTTCCCATGCATGATGTCGGAAAGATCGGCATACCCGATTCCATCTTGCTCAAGCCCGGCAAGCTGACTCCGGAAGAATTCAAGATCATGCAGACTCATACTGAGATCGGTGTGTCTATCCTGACCGGCAAGGATCCCATGATCGTGGCCGCTCGTGACATCGCGGGCTCGCATCACGAACAATGGGATGGATCGGGCTATCCAAGGGGGTTGGCGGGTGAGGAGATACCGCTGATGGCTCGTATTTGTGCGGTGGCAGATGTGTTTGACGCGCTGACATCCGTTCGGCCTTACAAGAAATCCTGGAGTGTCGAGGATGCGTCTGGTTGGGTCAGCGCTCAAGCTGGAAAGCACTTTGATCCTGCTATCGTAAAGGCTTTCGAAGCAGCCTTCCCGGAGATATTGCGCATACGTGAACTGTATCGCGACGAGATCATTGATCCCAATCGACCTTCAGTTCTACAACCTATACCGGTTCGTGAGAACGCTTGGGTGGAATGGCATGAAGACCTGAGTGTGGGGATTGATACCATCGACGAACATCACCGCTATTTGTTCGACCTGATCAACGATTTGTTCGAGGTGGTCAGCAACAAGCGCGGTGTGCGTGAGGTGGCCAGGCTGATCATGTGTACCGATTCCTACGCCAGAGTCCACTTTCGTATCGAAGAGCAGATGATGCAGCATTTCCAGTATGAAGGCATACATCGACAAGAGCAGCAGCATCATGCCTTTGAAGCCAAGATTCGGGAATTTTATGCAGAGCTGCACGACAATCCGTTGATTGCCCAATTTGATGTGTTGTCCTATCTGCGCGATTGGTTGATCCATCACATTCGCGTCGAGGATGCCCAGCTAAGTACGTTGGTCAGCAGCCCCGCCTAG
- the ruvC gene encoding crossover junction endodeoxyribonuclease RuvC, with translation MSPTSHFPLPTSHTRILGIDPGLRITGFGVIDKEGQQLHYVASGSIRTPDGELPERLKVILSSLGEVIAQHRPQQVAVEKVFVNVNPQSTLLLGQARGAAICAAVQAGLPVAEYTALQVKQAVVGNGHADKEQVQQMVQRLLKLSGTPGPDAADALACAICHAHGGMGLGALATKGFRVRGGRLV, from the coding sequence ATGAGTCCCACTTCCCACTTCCCACTTCCCACTTCCCATACAAGGATATTGGGCATCGACCCCGGCCTGCGCATCACCGGATTTGGTGTCATCGACAAGGAAGGCCAGCAATTGCATTACGTTGCCAGCGGTAGCATCCGGACGCCGGACGGGGAGTTGCCGGAACGGCTGAAGGTCATCCTGAGTTCATTGGGCGAGGTCATCGCGCAGCATCGGCCGCAGCAGGTGGCGGTGGAAAAAGTGTTCGTCAACGTCAATCCGCAATCCACCCTGTTGCTCGGACAGGCACGCGGCGCGGCGATCTGCGCGGCGGTGCAGGCCGGCCTGCCGGTGGCGGAATATACCGCGCTGCAGGTGAAGCAGGCGGTGGTCGGCAACGGCCACGCCGACAAGGAACAGGTGCAGCAGATGGTGCAACGTTTATTGAAATTGTCCGGCACACCCGGCCCGGATGCGGCCGATGCGCTGGCCTGCGCGATCTGTCACGCGCACGGCGGCATGGGGTTGGGGGCGCTGGCGACCAAAGGATTTCGGGTTAGAGGCGGGAGATTGGTGTGA